Proteins from a genomic interval of Rhizobium etli CFN 42:
- a CDS encoding N-acetylmuramoyl-L-alanine amidase yields MFKRARIAAQSATRRSTLARRVQTAVLIACCLLPGLAGSSETKDPLLAYGARIIGDDARTRIVIDFDREPRFSVHYIANPERIVVDLPATAFGFPAKDLAARGLFKDIRYGKMDEESARIVLTTAAPVKLSLAKVQADEAGRGHRLVLDAEVIDKQAFAELVKTQSWDDRTEAAQTTSAIPAPEKTAPGDFVIAVDAGHGGIDTGAIGVDTKTEEKQVTLAFARALADRLNKEPGIKAFLTRSDDEFLSLSQRVLIARQNHAGLFISLHADTLKQKDIRGATVYTISDKASDKLAADLAERENLSDQIAGKETVAEPPEVADILLDLTRRETQAFSISLAESVLNSFKDQIGTINNPHRHAGFRVLQAPDVPSILLELGFLSNAEDEKLLLDETWRTRIVDLVTEAVKRYRTGVVANGG; encoded by the coding sequence TTGTTTAAGAGGGCTCGGATCGCGGCGCAGTCCGCAACGCGGCGATCGACATTGGCAAGGCGGGTTCAGACGGCGGTGCTCATTGCATGTTGCCTCCTGCCTGGCCTCGCGGGTTCGTCCGAGACGAAGGATCCGCTGCTCGCCTATGGGGCGCGTATCATTGGCGACGACGCCAGGACGCGTATCGTCATCGATTTCGATCGCGAACCCCGTTTCTCCGTCCATTATATCGCCAATCCGGAGCGGATCGTCGTCGATCTGCCGGCCACCGCCTTCGGTTTTCCGGCGAAGGATTTGGCAGCCCGCGGCCTCTTCAAGGATATCCGCTACGGCAAGATGGACGAGGAGAGCGCCCGCATCGTGCTGACGACGGCAGCGCCGGTGAAGCTCTCGCTGGCCAAGGTGCAGGCCGACGAGGCGGGCAGGGGCCATCGCCTGGTGCTCGATGCCGAGGTGATCGATAAACAGGCCTTTGCCGAATTGGTCAAGACACAATCCTGGGACGATCGGACCGAGGCGGCCCAGACGACGAGCGCCATTCCGGCGCCAGAAAAAACAGCCCCCGGCGATTTCGTCATTGCCGTCGACGCCGGCCATGGCGGCATCGATACCGGCGCGATCGGCGTCGATACGAAGACCGAGGAAAAGCAGGTCACGCTTGCCTTCGCCAGGGCCCTGGCCGACCGGCTGAACAAGGAACCGGGCATCAAGGCGTTCCTGACGCGCAGTGACGACGAGTTCCTCTCGCTTTCCCAGCGCGTGCTGATCGCCCGCCAGAACCATGCCGGCCTGTTCATTTCACTGCATGCCGATACGCTGAAACAGAAGGATATCCGCGGCGCGACTGTCTATACGATCTCGGACAAGGCCTCCGACAAGCTCGCAGCCGACCTTGCCGAGCGCGAAAACCTTTCCGACCAGATCGCCGGCAAGGAGACGGTCGCCGAGCCGCCTGAGGTCGCCGACATCCTGCTCGATCTGACGCGGCGCGAGACGCAGGCCTTCTCGATCTCGCTGGCCGAGAGCGTGCTGAATTCCTTCAAGGACCAGATCGGCACCATCAACAATCCGCATCGCCACGCCGGCTTCCGCGTGCTGCAGGCGCCCGATGTGCCGTCGATCCTGCTCGAGCTCGGGTTCCTGTCGAATGCCGAAGACGAAAAACTGCTGCTCGACGAAACCTGGCGCACCAGGATCGTCGATCTCGTGACCGAGGCGGTGAAGCGATACCGCACCGGCGTCGTGGCGAATGGCGGATAA
- a CDS encoding dihydroorotase — MSNPIVLKNVRIVDPSRNLDEIGTIIAKNGVILAAGSGAQNQGAPEGAVVRDCTGLVATPGLVDARVHIGEPGGEHRETIASASRAAAAGGITSIIMMPDTDPVIDDIALVEFVKKTARDTAAVNVYPAAALTKGLAGEEMTEIGLLTQAGAVAFTDAHSSVHNTQVLRRIMTYAREFGAVISCETRDKYLGANGVMHEGLFASWLGLSGIPKEAELIPLERDLRVAELTRGRYHAAMISVPESVEAIERARSRGAKVTSGISINNLALNENDIGEYRTFFKLYPPLRPEDDRVAMAEALANGAIDIIVSSHDPQDVDTKRLPFGEAADGAVGLETMLAAALRLHHGGQVGLMRLIDAMSTRPAQIFGLEAGTLKPGAAADITLIDLDEPWLVAKDMLLSRSKNTPFEDARFSGRAVATYVSGKLVHAL, encoded by the coding sequence ATGAGCAACCCGATCGTCCTCAAGAATGTCCGCATCGTCGATCCCTCGCGCAATCTCGATGAGATCGGAACGATCATCGCTAAAAATGGCGTGATTCTTGCCGCTGGCAGCGGGGCACAGAACCAGGGCGCGCCGGAAGGCGCCGTCGTGCGCGACTGCACCGGCCTCGTGGCAACGCCCGGCCTCGTCGATGCGCGCGTCCATATTGGCGAGCCCGGCGGCGAGCACCGCGAGACGATCGCCTCGGCGAGCCGGGCGGCGGCGGCCGGCGGCATCACCTCGATCATCATGATGCCGGACACCGATCCCGTCATCGACGACATCGCGCTGGTTGAATTCGTCAAGAAGACCGCGCGGGACACGGCCGCCGTCAACGTCTATCCGGCAGCCGCCCTCACCAAGGGTCTTGCCGGCGAGGAGATGACGGAGATCGGCCTGTTGACGCAGGCGGGCGCCGTCGCCTTCACCGATGCCCATTCAAGCGTCCATAACACGCAGGTGCTGCGCCGCATCATGACCTATGCGCGCGAATTCGGCGCCGTCATCTCCTGCGAGACCCGTGACAAATATCTCGGCGCCAATGGCGTCATGCATGAGGGACTTTTCGCCAGTTGGCTGGGGCTCTCCGGCATCCCGAAGGAAGCCGAGCTGATCCCACTCGAACGCGATCTCAGGGTGGCAGAGCTGACGCGCGGCCGTTATCACGCCGCGATGATCTCCGTGCCTGAATCGGTCGAGGCCATCGAACGCGCCCGCAGCCGCGGCGCCAAGGTGACCTCGGGCATCTCGATCAACAATCTGGCGCTCAACGAGAACGACATCGGCGAATACCGCACCTTCTTCAAGCTCTATCCGCCGTTGCGCCCGGAGGACGATCGGGTCGCCATGGCCGAGGCGCTTGCCAACGGCGCGATCGACATCATCGTCTCCTCGCACGACCCGCAGGACGTCGACACGAAGCGCCTGCCGTTCGGCGAGGCGGCCGATGGTGCGGTCGGATTGGAAACGATGCTGGCAGCGGCCCTCAGGCTTCACCATGGCGGTCAGGTCGGCCTGATGCGGTTGATCGACGCCATGTCCACCCGCCCGGCACAAATCTTCGGCCTCGAAGCCGGCACGCTGAAGCCGGGTGCTGCGGCCGATATCACGCTGATCGATCTCGATGAGCCTTGGCTTGTCGCCAAAGACATGCTTCTCTCCCGCTCGAAGAACACGCCGTTCGAGGATGCGCGCTTCAGCGGGCGGGCGGTCGCGACTTACGTCT
- the vapC gene encoding type II toxin-antitoxin system VapC family toxin: MIVVDSSVWIAHLRGIENAARRRLQNIEDPLEILVGDLILMEVLQGARDDRHATTIEANLRQFTIRPMLDDSLAVRAARNYRLLRERGITMRKTIDVIIGTFCIQEGHSLLHDDRDFDPMAQHLGLKIA, translated from the coding sequence GTGATCGTCGTCGATAGTTCGGTCTGGATTGCGCATCTACGTGGGATAGAAAACGCCGCTAGACGGCGTCTGCAGAATATCGAAGATCCGCTGGAGATTCTTGTTGGCGATCTTATTCTTATGGAGGTCCTCCAAGGCGCGCGCGATGACCGTCATGCAACCACCATCGAAGCGAATTTGCGCCAATTCACGATCCGTCCGATGCTTGACGACAGCCTCGCCGTTAGGGCAGCCCGCAATTATCGCCTGCTGCGGGAACGCGGTATCACAATGCGCAAGACCATCGACGTAATCATTGGCACATTCTGCATTCAAGAAGGCCACTCGCTCTTGCACGATGATAGGGATTTCGATCCCATGGCCCAGCATCTCGGTCTCAAGATCGCCTGA
- a CDS encoding acyl-CoA dehydrogenase family protein, producing the protein MTSANRTDDKLAELNQPSLWSGINAYRSDPLIVDLTAALPRGIREDLENIGRYVTSPEAQELARMANQGAPQLRTHGPRGERLDVVEFHPAWHALMRRSMSVGLHSSVWDPQADIEAKDAGHKVRAARFYLTAQLESGHLCPLTMTSASVAALSASPAVQKDWAPKILSRKYDSSNRPAMQKSAVTIGMGMTEKQGGTDVRANRSAAEKVSEGIYRLSGHKWFMSAPMSDAFIMLAQTKEGMGCFLVPRLLEDGSANGLQFQRLKDKVGNRSNASSEVEFTDTFGFLLGGPDAGIRTILDMVTLTRLDCALASSGIMRASLAEAVHHTRGRSVFGKMLVNQPIMTRVLADMALDVAAATALSFRLADAFDKARGNAEDAAYARVMTPVAKYWCCKIAPALIYEAMECIGGNGYIEERPIARHYREAPVNAIWEGSGNVMALDVLRVLNRGKDLFETVFAGLARDLGPAGKKTIDVLRAAIALCEQDEGAARLLVEQLALAAGAAELYRLGAGRIADAFIETRLAGGWRSTYGMLDSRFDASYIVDLLYPPAA; encoded by the coding sequence ATGACCTCCGCAAACCGGACTGACGACAAACTCGCAGAACTCAACCAGCCGAGCCTGTGGTCCGGCATCAATGCCTATCGATCCGATCCGCTGATTGTCGATCTGACGGCGGCCTTGCCGCGCGGCATCCGTGAAGACCTTGAAAATATCGGCCGCTACGTCACCTCGCCGGAGGCACAGGAGCTGGCGCGCATGGCAAACCAGGGGGCGCCACAGCTGCGCACCCATGGTCCGCGCGGCGAGCGTCTCGATGTCGTCGAATTCCATCCCGCTTGGCACGCGCTGATGCGCCGCTCCATGTCGGTCGGCCTGCATTCCTCCGTCTGGGATCCGCAGGCCGATATCGAGGCGAAGGACGCGGGCCACAAGGTCCGTGCCGCGCGATTTTACCTGACGGCGCAGCTGGAATCCGGCCATCTCTGCCCGCTGACGATGACGAGCGCTTCGGTGGCTGCGCTGTCGGCGTCCCCTGCGGTGCAGAAGGACTGGGCGCCGAAGATCCTGTCGCGCAAATATGATTCGTCCAATCGGCCCGCTATGCAGAAGTCTGCGGTGACCATAGGCATGGGCATGACGGAAAAGCAGGGCGGCACCGATGTCAGGGCCAACCGCAGCGCTGCCGAAAAGGTCAGCGAAGGCATCTATCGGCTTTCCGGCCACAAATGGTTCATGTCGGCTCCGATGAGCGATGCCTTCATCATGCTGGCGCAGACGAAGGAAGGCATGGGGTGCTTCCTCGTGCCGCGCCTGCTGGAGGACGGGTCCGCGAACGGCCTGCAGTTCCAGCGGCTGAAGGATAAGGTCGGCAACCGCTCCAACGCCTCTTCAGAGGTGGAGTTCACCGATACCTTCGGCTTCCTGCTCGGCGGCCCGGATGCGGGCATCCGCACCATCCTCGACATGGTGACGTTGACGCGGCTTGATTGTGCGCTTGCCTCCTCAGGCATCATGCGCGCCTCGCTTGCCGAGGCCGTGCATCACACGCGCGGCCGCAGCGTCTTCGGCAAGATGCTCGTCAACCAACCAATCATGACACGCGTGCTCGCCGATATGGCGCTCGATGTCGCCGCCGCCACAGCGCTGTCCTTCCGCCTTGCCGATGCCTTCGACAAGGCGCGCGGGAACGCCGAGGACGCGGCCTATGCCCGCGTCATGACGCCAGTCGCCAAATATTGGTGCTGCAAGATCGCGCCAGCCTTGATCTATGAAGCGATGGAATGCATCGGCGGCAATGGCTACATCGAGGAACGCCCGATCGCGCGCCACTACCGCGAGGCGCCCGTCAATGCGATCTGGGAAGGCTCCGGCAACGTGATGGCGCTGGATGTGTTGCGCGTGCTCAACCGTGGCAAGGATCTATTCGAGACGGTCTTCGCAGGTCTTGCCCGCGATCTCGGCCCTGCCGGCAAGAAGACGATCGATGTGCTGCGCGCCGCAATCGCGCTCTGCGAACAGGACGAGGGCGCGGCACGCCTGCTCGTCGAGCAGCTGGCTCTTGCCGCCGGCGCGGCCGAACTCTATCGGCTCGGGGCAGGGCGCATCGCCGATGCTTTCATTGAGACACGCCTTGCCGGCGGCTGGCGCTCTACCTACGGCATGCTCGATTCGCGTTTCGACGCCAGCTACATCGTCGATCTGCTTTACCCGCCGGCCGCCTGA
- a CDS encoding aspartate carbamoyltransferase catalytic subunit: MVFFPHRHLIGIKGLTEQDITYLLDKADEAVKISRRREKKTSTLRGLTQINLFFEASTRTQASFELAGKRLGADVMNMSVGNSSVKKGETLIDTAMTLNAMRPDVLVIRHSSAGAAALLAQKVSCSVVNAGDGQHEHPTQALLDALTIRRAKGKLSRIIVAICGDVLHSRVARSNILLLNAMGARVRVVAPATLLPAGIAEMGVEVFHSMKEGLKDADVVMMLRLQRERMSGAFVPSVREYYHFYGLDAETLKAAKDDALVMHPGPMNRGVEIASEVADGPQSVIAEQVEMGVAVRMAVMETLLVSQNQGPRTDGMMA; the protein is encoded by the coding sequence ATGGTCTTTTTCCCCCACCGCCACCTCATTGGCATCAAGGGCCTCACCGAGCAGGATATTACCTATCTTCTCGACAAGGCCGACGAAGCCGTCAAGATCAGCCGCCGGAGAGAAAAGAAGACGTCGACGCTGCGTGGGCTGACGCAGATCAACCTCTTTTTCGAGGCATCGACCCGCACGCAGGCCTCCTTCGAGCTTGCCGGCAAACGGCTCGGCGCCGACGTCATGAACATGTCGGTCGGCAATTCCTCGGTGAAGAAGGGCGAAACGCTGATCGATACGGCGATGACGCTGAATGCGATGCGCCCGGATGTGCTGGTGATCCGCCATTCGAGCGCCGGAGCGGCCGCGCTTCTCGCCCAGAAAGTCTCCTGCTCGGTCGTCAATGCCGGCGACGGGCAGCACGAACATCCGACCCAGGCGCTGCTCGATGCATTGACCATCCGCCGCGCCAAGGGCAAGCTTTCGCGCATCATCGTGGCGATCTGCGGCGACGTGCTGCACTCGCGCGTGGCGCGCTCCAATATCCTGCTGCTGAACGCGATGGGCGCACGCGTGCGCGTCGTCGCGCCCGCCACCCTTCTGCCCGCCGGCATCGCCGAGATGGGTGTCGAGGTGTTCCACTCGATGAAGGAAGGATTGAAGGACGCCGACGTCGTGATGATGCTGCGGCTGCAGCGCGAACGCATGTCCGGCGCCTTTGTGCCATCGGTGCGCGAGTATTATCACTTCTACGGACTCGACGCCGAAACGCTGAAGGCGGCGAAGGATGATGCGCTGGTCATGCACCCTGGGCCGATGAACCGCGGTGTCGAGATCGCCTCCGAGGTGGCCGATGGTCCGCAGAGCGTGATCGCCGAACAAGTGGAAATGGGGGTCGCCGTGCGCATGGCCGTCATGGAGACGCTGCTCGTCTCGCAGAACCAAGGTCCCCGAACTGACGGGATGATGGCATGA
- a CDS encoding type II toxin-antitoxin system VapB family antitoxin: MRTNIDIDDALLHAAMTATGLATKKATIEQALRSLVDRHRRKNAIANLSGIGWEGDLEEMRRDRPEGTSDRRR; the protein is encoded by the coding sequence ATGCGGACGAATATAGATATCGATGATGCCTTGCTCCACGCAGCGATGACCGCCACGGGGTTGGCGACGAAAAAAGCTACCATTGAACAGGCCCTCCGAAGCCTCGTCGACAGGCACCGCAGAAAAAATGCGATCGCAAATCTCTCTGGAATCGGCTGGGAGGGTGATCTGGAAGAGATGCGCCGCGATCGACCGGAAGGAACCAGTGATCGTCGTCGATAG
- a CDS encoding Rne/Rng family ribonuclease translates to MADKMLIDASHEEETRVVVVRGNRIEEFDFESQHKKQIRGNIYLAKVTRVEPSLQAAFVDYGGNRHGFLAFAEIHPDYYQIPLADRQALLRAEAEEHRRDEDVEHVETAPMVDLSTQDQPDVGIVSAEAPEPVVAADEATTEEIAAAPEIVAPPEVAEEAPAKKAKPRRSRKKVAETTATEDAVPTDVEAEGASTVDNDDDTPAGGTMAAMVETDTISEDIDTSKRRHDDDDDDDDHGEEEVIESVGAEDAMEEVPDRVQRKPRKQYRIQEVIKRRQILLVQVAKEERGNKGAALTTYLSLAGRYSVLMPNTARGGGISRKITNPQDRKRLKEIARMLEVPQGMGVILRTAGANRTKVEVKRDFEYLMRLWENVRTLTLASTAPCLVYEEGSLIKRSIRDLYNKDIGEIIVAGEEGYREAKDFMKMLMPSHAKVVQPYRDIHPIFSRSGIEAQLDRMLQPQVTLRSGGYLIMNQTEALVSIDVNSGRSTREHSIEDTALQTNLEAAEEIARQLRLRDLAGLIVIDFIDMEEKRNNRAVEKKLKECLKNDRARIQVGRISHFGLLEMSRQRIRASVLESTTQVCSHCGGTGHVRSQSSVALHVLRGIEEYLLKNTTHNITVRTTPDIALYLLNHKRQTIVDYEARFGVAIIIDADGSVGAQHFAIDRGEPVENPVKIESLFNFAAIPEDEDDDIVIEADEDEDEELEEKAAATERPAAARSEGEGEGNRKRKRRRRRRGRNGNAEQPIAAGETIDEDEDGEDEGSEGDENAAAAPETRAENEESQRRKRRRRGKRGGRRNRAEDGSEITAEEAGEDNGDTSEGEGEEITNDVAPSEAETVETIAEQAGEGQAAMAAVEGAAVVTEDVKPARGRGRRKPAAPPVEEPVTEAGAAPAVEAEPEVVEASADLATPAQEEAKPVRANRESNISSSEPTVKSTRTDNGESDEGKPKKAGWWQRRGFF, encoded by the coding sequence ATGGCAGACAAAATGCTTATCGATGCGTCTCACGAGGAAGAGACGCGCGTCGTTGTCGTTCGCGGGAATCGCATAGAAGAATTTGACTTCGAGTCGCAGCACAAGAAGCAGATCCGCGGCAACATCTATCTTGCAAAGGTAACGAGGGTCGAGCCCTCGCTCCAGGCCGCTTTCGTCGATTACGGCGGCAACCGACACGGCTTCCTGGCCTTCGCCGAAATCCATCCTGATTATTACCAGATTCCGCTCGCCGACCGTCAGGCGCTGCTTCGGGCCGAGGCCGAAGAGCACCGTCGCGACGAAGACGTCGAGCACGTCGAAACCGCGCCGATGGTCGACCTTTCGACCCAGGACCAGCCGGATGTCGGCATCGTGTCGGCGGAGGCGCCTGAGCCGGTTGTCGCAGCCGACGAGGCAACCACCGAGGAGATTGCTGCAGCGCCGGAGATCGTAGCTCCGCCCGAGGTCGCCGAAGAAGCCCCGGCCAAGAAGGCCAAACCACGCCGCAGTCGCAAGAAGGTCGCCGAAACAACCGCGACGGAAGACGCCGTTCCGACAGACGTCGAAGCGGAAGGTGCTTCGACCGTCGACAACGACGATGACACCCCTGCGGGCGGCACGATGGCCGCGATGGTGGAAACCGACACGATCTCCGAGGACATCGACACCAGCAAGCGTCGCCACGATGACGACGATGACGATGATGACCACGGCGAAGAGGAAGTCATCGAATCCGTTGGCGCCGAAGACGCAATGGAAGAAGTGCCGGACCGCGTGCAGCGCAAGCCGCGCAAGCAGTACCGCATCCAGGAAGTCATCAAGCGCCGCCAGATCCTGCTGGTTCAGGTCGCCAAGGAGGAGCGCGGCAACAAGGGTGCCGCTCTCACCACCTACCTCTCGCTTGCAGGCCGCTATTCGGTTCTGATGCCGAACACGGCGCGCGGCGGCGGCATTTCCCGCAAGATCACCAATCCGCAGGACCGCAAGCGCCTGAAGGAAATCGCGCGCATGCTCGAAGTGCCGCAAGGCATGGGCGTCATCCTGCGCACCGCCGGCGCCAACCGCACCAAGGTCGAGGTCAAGCGCGATTTCGAATATCTGATGCGCCTGTGGGAAAACGTCCGCACGCTGACGCTGGCGTCGACCGCCCCCTGCCTCGTCTATGAAGAGGGCTCGCTGATCAAGCGCTCGATCCGCGACCTCTACAACAAGGACATCGGCGAGATCATAGTTGCCGGCGAGGAAGGCTATCGTGAAGCGAAAGACTTCATGAAGATGCTGATGCCGAGCCATGCCAAGGTGGTTCAGCCCTACCGCGACATCCACCCGATCTTCTCGCGCTCCGGCATCGAAGCCCAGCTCGACCGCATGCTGCAGCCGCAGGTGACGCTGCGTTCCGGCGGCTACCTGATCATGAACCAGACGGAAGCGCTGGTTTCGATCGACGTCAACTCCGGCCGCTCGACGCGCGAACACTCGATCGAGGACACCGCGCTGCAGACGAACCTCGAGGCCGCGGAAGAAATCGCCCGCCAGCTTCGCCTGCGCGACCTCGCCGGCCTGATCGTCATCGACTTCATCGACATGGAAGAGAAGCGCAACAACCGCGCCGTCGAGAAGAAGCTGAAGGAGTGCCTGAAGAACGACCGCGCCCGCATCCAGGTCGGCCGGATCTCGCATTTCGGCCTGCTCGAAATGTCGCGTCAGCGCATTCGCGCTTCGGTTCTCGAATCGACGACCCAAGTGTGCTCGCATTGCGGCGGTACCGGCCACGTCCGTTCACAGTCCTCTGTCGCCCTGCATGTGCTCCGTGGCATCGAGGAATATCTGCTCAAGAACACGACGCACAACATCACCGTGCGCACCACGCCCGATATCGCGCTCTACCTGCTCAACCACAAACGTCAGACGATCGTCGATTACGAAGCGCGCTTTGGCGTAGCGATCATCATCGATGCCGACGGTTCGGTCGGCGCGCAGCACTTTGCGATCGACCGCGGCGAGCCCGTCGAAAACCCAGTCAAGATCGAAAGCCTCTTCAACTTCGCAGCCATCCCCGAGGATGAGGACGATGACATCGTTATCGAGGCTGATGAGGACGAAGACGAAGAACTCGAGGAAAAGGCTGCCGCGACCGAACGTCCCGCTGCGGCGCGTTCGGAAGGCGAAGGTGAAGGCAACCGTAAGCGCAAGCGTCGCCGCCGCCGTCGTGGCCGCAACGGCAATGCCGAGCAGCCGATAGCCGCGGGCGAGACCATCGACGAAGACGAGGATGGAGAGGATGAAGGCAGCGAAGGCGATGAAAACGCTGCAGCAGCGCCTGAGACCCGCGCTGAGAACGAGGAATCGCAGCGTCGCAAGCGTCGCCGCCGTGGCAAGCGCGGCGGCCGCCGCAATCGTGCCGAGGACGGCTCGGAAATAACTGCCGAGGAAGCCGGTGAAGACAACGGCGACACGAGTGAAGGCGAAGGCGAAGAAATCACAAACGACGTCGCTCCCAGTGAAGCCGAAACCGTCGAGACGATTGCCGAGCAGGCTGGCGAAGGCCAGGCCGCCATGGCCGCCGTTGAAGGTGCAGCCGTCGTCACCGAGGATGTGAAGCCGGCTCGCGGCCGCGGCCGCCGCAAACCTGCCGCACCGCCGGTCGAGGAGCCGGTGACAGAGGCAGGGGCGGCACCCGCCGTCGAGGCCGAACCGGAGGTGGTCGAAGCCTCCGCCGATCTCGCAACGCCCGCCCAGGAAGAAGCAAAGCCGGTTCGCGCCAACCGCGAATCCAATATTTCTTCCTCAGAGCCGACGGTGAAATCCACCCGTACCGACAATGGCGAAAGCGACGAAGGCAAGCCGAAGAAAGCCGGCTGGTGGCAGCGCCGTGGCTTCTTTTGA